In a single window of the uncultured Dysgonomonas sp. genome:
- a CDS encoding DUF2339 domain-containing protein: MEGFLVFLLIILIVGIFIIPIIILAKIGTINKNIDYLNTDMNNLNKRMTDLHNHTASRDDAKDILNAMGDLKVKTGFTPGVTSSVSKTKPENEPVAKEEPIIENIHKEIEEEIISPVLEEVPVVVQTPNLINEESVQKLPQEPEQEELEDTPPPFAAFNRAEKSDTIIEEILPRYRTAPVQQHVDEGDDDSDKNFIERLLGENWLSKVGIVTLVLGIGFFVKYAIDKEWINEVGRVGIGILTGGILIGIAHKLKSKYHVFSSILVGGGISVFYITITLAFREYELFSQTIAFGLLIAITIFSVILSLYYDRKELAIFSLLGGFASPLMVSTGTGNYIVLFSYILILNTGMLAVSFVKKWRIIGIISYVLTLSFFWAWMLSDFKDQFVWATVFTVLFFIQFYVLALFDHFKSEDKITAYQAFLILTNNLSAFLACLYIFDRYEYDVRGLVTIAIAGVNAFVMLTLFRKSKVDRNLIYLIIAVVMTFVSLAIPMQMHGHVITMFWAAEAVLLLWLWQMSHIKVFRLGFIVIAVLVLISYAMDINYNYRYDDALPFFVNRIFITGVVVVASFVINMLLLRREDADSDIEIGGFETISISAVIKVFNLIVIVLTFFVPFLELNYQLERFTDTGVVTSFRYLALATYATVYVAVLGLVYRTQLAAKAHVFVLLFFSILLYSFVYTYLAIDLRYDIFVLNTYSINHFLIHLISLPAIVYITYLLAKNVKKISEDWFAPLCWCLVIMSVAILSIEVDNIVILLLGNIDNYDSLLYDVHTFGYPILWGVIAMILMIWGLNRKEVLLRKISLIFFGVIIIKFYAYDVWHMSQAGRIVSFIMLGVILLLVSFLQQKIKTLVKDDSPVEDIIEEQSKKEK, encoded by the coding sequence ATGGAAGGATTTCTTGTATTTCTTTTGATTATACTTATTGTAGGTATTTTCATAATTCCGATTATCATACTGGCTAAAATAGGCACTATAAATAAGAATATTGACTATTTGAACACTGATATGAATAACCTCAATAAACGCATGACGGATCTTCATAATCATACCGCTTCGAGAGATGATGCTAAAGATATACTGAATGCTATGGGTGATCTTAAAGTTAAAACAGGCTTTACTCCGGGTGTGACCTCATCTGTGTCAAAGACTAAGCCGGAAAATGAGCCTGTGGCAAAAGAAGAACCGATTATTGAAAATATTCATAAAGAAATTGAAGAAGAAATAATCTCCCCTGTACTGGAGGAGGTTCCGGTAGTGGTTCAGACTCCCAATTTAATAAATGAAGAATCCGTACAAAAGTTACCTCAAGAGCCAGAACAGGAAGAGTTAGAAGATACACCTCCTCCTTTTGCTGCATTTAACCGTGCTGAAAAGTCAGATACTATAATAGAAGAAATACTACCGAGATATCGTACGGCTCCTGTTCAGCAGCATGTTGACGAGGGCGATGATGATTCGGATAAGAACTTTATAGAAAGATTACTTGGCGAAAACTGGCTGAGTAAGGTCGGTATAGTTACACTGGTATTGGGCATAGGCTTCTTTGTGAAATATGCCATAGACAAGGAATGGATAAATGAAGTGGGCCGTGTGGGGATAGGTATTCTCACAGGTGGTATCCTTATAGGGATAGCCCATAAGCTGAAATCGAAATACCATGTATTCTCGTCCATATTGGTGGGTGGGGGTATCTCAGTGTTTTATATAACGATTACTCTCGCATTCAGGGAATATGAATTATTCAGTCAGACTATTGCTTTTGGTTTGCTTATTGCCATTACTATATTTTCAGTTATTCTTTCTTTATACTACGACAGGAAGGAACTCGCCATATTCTCCCTGTTGGGTGGATTTGCGTCTCCATTGATGGTGAGTACGGGGACAGGAAATTATATCGTTCTGTTTTCATATATACTTATCCTGAATACGGGTATGCTGGCCGTATCCTTTGTGAAGAAGTGGCGGATAATAGGTATTATCAGTTATGTGCTCACTCTTTCTTTTTTCTGGGCATGGATGTTAAGTGATTTCAAGGATCAGTTTGTTTGGGCTACTGTGTTCACGGTTCTGTTTTTTATCCAATTTTATGTACTGGCTCTTTTCGACCATTTCAAATCGGAAGATAAGATTACAGCCTATCAGGCATTTTTGATACTGACCAATAACCTGTCTGCTTTCCTTGCATGTCTGTATATATTCGACCGTTATGAATATGATGTCAGGGGACTTGTAACTATTGCCATTGCCGGAGTTAATGCCTTCGTAATGCTGACATTGTTCCGTAAGAGCAAAGTCGACCGTAATCTTATTTATCTGATCATAGCAGTCGTAATGACCTTTGTCAGCCTTGCCATACCAATGCAGATGCATGGACACGTGATTACGATGTTTTGGGCAGCCGAAGCTGTTTTACTGTTATGGTTGTGGCAAATGTCGCACATAAAGGTATTCCGGTTGGGCTTTATTGTTATAGCTGTACTGGTGCTTATTTCGTATGCGATGGATATCAATTATAATTACAGATATGATGATGCTTTGCCTTTCTTTGTCAACAGGATATTTATTACGGGAGTGGTTGTGGTTGCCAGTTTTGTGATTAATATGTTGCTCTTGAGACGGGAAGATGCAGATTCGGATATAGAGATAGGCGGATTCGAGACTATTTCGATAAGTGCTGTCATCAAAGTTTTTAACCTTATTGTAATTGTCCTCACATTCTTTGTCCCTTTTCTCGAATTGAACTATCAATTGGAACGTTTTACAGACACCGGTGTTGTCACCAGTTTCCGTTATCTGGCTTTAGCCACTTATGCAACAGTATATGTTGCCGTTTTGGGGCTTGTCTATAGGACACAACTGGCGGCAAAGGCGCATGTTTTTGTCTTACTGTTTTTCTCTATTCTTCTTTACTCGTTTGTGTATACCTATCTGGCTATCGATTTGCGGTACGATATATTTGTCCTTAATACATATAGTATCAATCATTTCCTGATTCACCTGATTTCTTTGCCGGCTATCGTATATATCACATATCTGTTAGCGAAAAATGTAAAAAAAATATCAGAAGATTGGTTTGCCCCTCTATGCTGGTGTCTGGTTATTATGTCGGTTGCTATACTAAGTATAGAGGTGGATAATATTGTAATCCTTCTGCTAGGCAATATTGATAACTATGATAGCTTATTATATGATGTGCATACATTCGGGTATCCTATCCTGTGGGGTGTCATTGCTATGATACTTATGATCTGGGGGCTGAATCGTAAGGAAGTCTTGCTGCGGAAAATATCATTGATTTTCTTTGGGGTGATTATCATTAAATTCTATGCATACGATGTGTGGCATATGTCGCAGGCCGGACGTATTGTTTCGTTCATTATGCTGGGAGTTATCCTGTTGCTGGTATCATTCCTCCAGCAGAAGATAAAAACACTGGTTAAGGACGATAGCCCGGTAGAAGATATTATCGAAGAACAGTCTAAAAAAGAAAAGTAA